TAAGTACCTGCAAAGCTGGGGGATATGCCGTTGCTAGCGTTATTGGTGGTGGCTATGGCAAGGATATGTCAGCATTGGTTTATCGTCATTCCCTGTTGCATCGTGCAGCCAAAGAAGTTTATTAATAATGTAAGGGTTTATGAACAATCTACAGTTGGCAACCTTTGGTGCAGGATGTTTTTGGAAAACGGAAAATGAATTTCTCCAGGTGTCAGGAGTAATCAAAACTTCGGTAGGATACATGGGAGGAGACTTTCCTAATCCTTCTTACTTAGATGTAGTGGCGAGAATTACTGGTCATGCAGAAGTGGCTCAGGTTGAATACGATTCAGAAATAGTTAGCTATGAGGAGTTGCTAGATATATTCTGGCAAATGCACGATCCAACTAGCTTTAATCGTCAGGGTGCAGACAGAGGAGAACAATATCGCTCGGTAATTTTTTATCATAATACCGAGCAAGAGAAAATTGCCTACGGGTCAAAGCAACAGCTACAGCAGTCGGCTAAATACGACAAAGATATTGTTACGGAGATTAAACCAGCCAAGGATTATTATCTCGCTACCGAAGAACATCAGCAATATTTAGCAAAGAAGAATAGAGCAGCTAAAAATTAACGTAGTTGTTTCAGTTTTTGGTTGGCAAAGTCGATCATAATAATGGCATCTGCATGAACAGTTGTCTGGGGCTTTACCTTTTCTAATTGGTTAATAATAGTTAGTACTTCTCTAGCGGTAAACTCTCGATTAGATTGATCTACAGATTTGGGTAAATTAGTAATCATCGACTGTGCTGATTCATAAGCTTGTTGGGATTCCTCTTCTTCTTGCTGGCGAATCCGCATATTGCCTAATTCCGTTTCATAGTTTGCCAACAGAGTTTGGGTTTCTAAATAACCAGCATCTTCCAATGGTACTTTTTCTAAGGTATTAACTGCTCTATTTAATAAATTTACGCATTCTTGCCAACGATTTGCCGAGTGAGGAGAATTGGCACAACTACCAGTAGCTTGAGTATGAAACTGTTGAGCTACGGCAATAATTTTGTTAGTCCGATCGTTGCCTGCTATCAAGCCTGATACCTGACTGAAATCTCGCAAATATGCTTCATAACTATTATTTGCTTGTTCTTTAGCTAAGGTTCGGGGAGGAAGTTGATTGAGTTTATCGATACCTGCTTGCCATGCTGCGATTGCTTTTTGTTTATTGTCAGTGTCCGAAGCTTGCTGATAGTTTTGTTTTGCCTGTTGAATATCTTGCTGGGCTTTTTCTAAAAGCGCGATCGCATTTATTTCCTGGAAAATTTTAGCATCCATCCGCCCAACTTTTGCCCTAGCGGATTCAAACTCATCTAAAGTAAATTGCCAGCCAAAGTTAAAGAAGGTGCGATACATCTGAGGTTCATAACCCAAAAACCAGACGGGCAGAGCATCAAGGTGTTGCTGCGCTTGAGTAACTTTCTCTTGTCCTAATTTTAGATCGGCAAGACTTGTAGCCTGATTAACCAATTGATCTGCCTGTTCTACTTTGGCGATCGCCTGTCGATAGTTGCTATCCATACTTAAATAGCTTGGTAGCAGTAAAATTGGTGCAGTTTTGGCTACAGGGCGACGAATCATCGGGTAGGGCAAATTTAGTAACCAAATTAATCCAGCTAAACCTCCTAAGCCGATTGCTACTTTGGGAATCAGCCATAAGCTGCTAGGTGGACGATTAGCACGAATGGCTTTACTAATAATTTTGGGATTGAAATCTGGAAATAGATCGCTAATTAGATATTCTAGTTCTGTTTCTGTGA
This DNA window, taken from Pleurocapsa sp. FMAR1, encodes the following:
- the msrA gene encoding peptide-methionine (S)-S-oxide reductase MsrA → MNNLQLATFGAGCFWKTENEFLQVSGVIKTSVGYMGGDFPNPSYLDVVARITGHAEVAQVEYDSEIVSYEELLDIFWQMHDPTSFNRQGADRGEQYRSVIFYHNTEQEKIAYGSKQQLQQSAKYDKDIVTEIKPAKDYYLATEEHQQYLAKKNRAAKN